In Streptomyces sp. NBC_00569, a single genomic region encodes these proteins:
- the tgmB gene encoding ATP-grasp ribosomal peptide maturase, which produces MTAAARPVLVVAEQLDASADMVVDQLNQRDVPVIRFDAAAFPQQLTLTAAHADREAGWSGILDDGRRTARLEDVRAIYWRRPGRPLIADSVPEPYRTWAQNQADAALLNVLAALPGVPWINNPHADRLAAHKPQQLVAATRCGLTVPRSLVTNAPAAARDFAKQIDAPLICKPVLGGRLPIEEGRALMVATHHVDPLDFDDSIRLSAHYLQEAIAKAFEVRLVAVGDRVFGGTLHTTSAKAATDWRTDYEHIEYGTITVPDDIATAVRRFLAYYGIVFGSFDFAVTPAGQWVFFENNPAGTWAWVENRTALPIAAAHADYLQGVIE; this is translated from the coding sequence ATGACCGCCGCCGCCCGCCCGGTGCTCGTGGTCGCCGAGCAGCTGGACGCGTCCGCCGACATGGTCGTCGACCAGCTCAACCAGCGCGACGTCCCGGTCATCCGCTTCGACGCCGCCGCCTTCCCGCAGCAGCTCACCCTCACCGCCGCGCATGCAGACCGTGAGGCGGGCTGGAGCGGGATCCTCGACGACGGGCGCCGGACGGCGCGGCTTGAGGACGTTAGGGCCATCTACTGGCGGCGGCCCGGGCGCCCCCTCATCGCGGACTCCGTTCCCGAGCCCTACCGCACGTGGGCCCAAAACCAGGCCGATGCCGCCCTGCTGAACGTCCTGGCGGCCCTGCCGGGCGTCCCGTGGATCAACAACCCGCACGCCGACCGCCTCGCCGCCCACAAGCCCCAGCAGCTCGTCGCCGCGACCCGTTGCGGGCTCACCGTGCCGCGCAGTCTGGTCACCAACGCCCCCGCCGCTGCACGCGACTTCGCCAAGCAGATCGACGCTCCGCTGATCTGCAAGCCGGTCCTGGGCGGCCGCCTGCCCATCGAGGAGGGCCGCGCCCTGATGGTGGCGACCCACCACGTCGACCCGCTCGACTTCGACGACAGCATCCGCCTGTCGGCCCACTACCTCCAGGAGGCCATCGCGAAGGCCTTCGAGGTACGCCTCGTCGCCGTCGGCGACCGCGTCTTCGGCGGGACGCTGCACACCACGTCCGCCAAGGCCGCCACGGACTGGCGCACCGACTACGAGCACATCGAGTACGGCACGATCACCGTCCCCGACGACATCGCGACCGCGGTACGCCGCTTCCTGGCGTACTACGGCATCGTCTTCGGCAGTTTCGATTTCGCCGTCACGCCGGCGGGACAGTGGGTGTTCTTCGAGAACAATCCCGCCGGAACCTGGGCCTGGGTGGAGAACCGCACCGCCCTGCCGATCGCCGCCGCGCACGCCGACTACCTGCAAGGAGTCATCGAATGA
- a CDS encoding GntR family transcriptional regulator produces MNGPAVHVDTASPVPPYEQIRAQLAALITTGRMPEGERLPTVRQLAADLGLAAGTVARAYRELEAASLICTRRGAGTRVAPLPAPTRTPDPAKLAELALRFVTEARGLGADGETVQRAVRDALDE; encoded by the coding sequence GTGAACGGTCCCGCCGTCCACGTCGACACCGCGAGCCCCGTCCCGCCCTACGAACAGATCCGCGCCCAGCTGGCCGCACTCATCACCACGGGCCGTATGCCGGAGGGGGAACGCCTGCCGACGGTGCGCCAGCTGGCGGCCGACCTGGGCCTGGCGGCGGGCACGGTGGCGAGGGCCTACCGCGAACTGGAGGCGGCGTCCCTGATCTGCACCCGTCGTGGGGCGGGGACACGGGTGGCCCCGCTTCCGGCACCGACCCGGACACCAGACCCGGCCAAACTGGCGGAACTGGCCCTCCGCTTCGTGACCGAGGCCCGGGGCCTGGGCGCGGACGGGGAGACGGTGCAGCGGGCGGTACGGGACGCGCTGGACGAGTAG
- a CDS encoding AfsR/SARP family transcriptional regulator, producing MPPGSRCGASPGALLLNLPAARVLLLDGDPDAARAIALETATSSWSDRADILTIGLGTELPTRLPQGRLRAVPHLRAAQRDLGELLLEHHQNPADEDETTPLPWLLICAADAAADDAQHLADALAAARTLPLALVLPARGTRHAFPHAERLTVGSATPQRLDLLDTDVLVQSMTDGEYQDLVGVLNIAEEPARPAEGPWQQVPAPDQPGHSPTSPASPTAVPDTPFTALTATTSLRIMPPPQQATEDNLAQGTATTPSPEAVPPLAEQVPAEAEEGESEASGAFDLHAPDIQVLGPVTVAGIEASGHGFKLALLAALLYFKPGISSDTAREAMDPRKPWTKATLQSRISELRNRLGTDLDGNPFLPRDRTGTYRLSPTARCDWTRFTQLAERGLAKGPEAGAGIADLEAALDLVRGRPFGGADLAWAAARIQEMLVRITDVAHTLATWHRTAPRRAPTSQPPATPSHADSTSTTAPKSSTRTRCSSRTRQATAPESAPHTKPSAASTNASTSEWKARRRKSSTPS from the coding sequence TTGCCGCCGGGCAGCCGCTGTGGGGCGAGCCCAGGAGCGCTCCTCCTCAACCTCCCCGCCGCCCGCGTGCTCCTCCTGGACGGCGACCCCGACGCTGCCCGCGCCATCGCACTGGAAACCGCCACCAGCAGCTGGAGCGACCGCGCCGACATCCTCACCATCGGCCTCGGCACCGAACTGCCCACCCGACTCCCCCAGGGCCGCCTGCGCGCCGTACCGCACCTACGCGCCGCGCAAAGAGACCTCGGCGAACTCCTCCTGGAACACCACCAAAACCCCGCCGACGAAGACGAAACGACTCCTCTTCCGTGGCTGCTGATCTGCGCCGCCGATGCCGCCGCAGACGACGCCCAGCACCTCGCGGACGCCCTCGCCGCGGCCCGCACCCTGCCCCTCGCCTTGGTGCTCCCCGCCCGCGGCACCCGCCACGCCTTCCCCCACGCCGAACGTCTGACCGTCGGATCGGCGACACCCCAGCGCCTCGACCTGCTCGACACCGACGTCCTCGTACAGTCGATGACCGACGGCGAATACCAGGACCTCGTCGGCGTGTTGAACATTGCGGAAGAACCCGCCCGCCCCGCCGAAGGCCCCTGGCAGCAGGTCCCCGCCCCCGACCAGCCCGGCCACTCCCCCACCTCGCCCGCCTCGCCCACCGCCGTCCCGGACACACCCTTCACCGCACTGACCGCCACCACATCCCTGCGCATCATGCCGCCCCCACAACAGGCCACCGAAGACAACTTGGCCCAAGGCACCGCCACCACGCCCAGTCCGGAAGCTGTGCCCCCACTCGCCGAACAGGTGCCCGCGGAAGCCGAGGAAGGGGAAAGCGAAGCGTCAGGGGCCTTCGACCTGCACGCCCCCGACATTCAGGTCCTCGGCCCCGTCACCGTTGCGGGCATCGAGGCCTCCGGACACGGCTTCAAACTCGCCTTGCTCGCCGCGCTGCTGTACTTCAAGCCCGGCATCAGCAGCGACACCGCACGCGAGGCCATGGACCCACGCAAGCCCTGGACCAAAGCAACCCTCCAGTCCCGCATCTCCGAACTGCGCAACCGCCTGGGCACCGACTTGGACGGAAACCCCTTCCTGCCCCGGGACCGCACCGGCACCTACCGCCTCTCCCCCACAGCCCGCTGCGACTGGACGCGGTTCACCCAACTCGCCGAACGCGGACTCGCCAAGGGCCCAGAAGCCGGCGCCGGCATCGCCGACCTGGAGGCGGCACTCGACCTCGTGCGCGGCCGGCCCTTCGGCGGCGCCGACCTGGCCTGGGCCGCCGCCCGCATCCAGGAAATGCTCGTCCGCATCACCGACGTCGCCCACACACTCGCGACCTGGCACCGCACCGCACCGCGCCGCGCCCCGACCTCACAGCCGCCCGCCACGCCGTCACACGCGGACTCGACATCGACGACAGCGCCGAAATCCTCTACCAGGACTAGATGCTCATCGAGGACCAGGCAGGCAACCGCGCCGGAGTCAGCGCCGCATACGAAACCCTCCGCGGCGTCAACCAACGCCTCGACATCGGAATGGAAGGCGAGACGGAGAAAGTCTTCGACACCATCATGA
- a CDS encoding protein NO VEIN domain-containing protein: MPPRPSSRLRRTEAQRNLIHGIETLSWGFPEEKPEYRDAHPQFALLATGASPRVQLENWLHDTATLYLFQVRGGFYEGRSWHWPDEEAERRLKYPQRFGIEPLARLENIPLGPKGPLTEAGSDAIRRSGTDRGMGKLVQMPAQRLLELAGIPFDPDEPEDVPLDKSPGFTAEQVEGKKKPQRRRRGAGYISDPKKRRAIELHAEDHAIAHYEKDGWTVERLGKPYDLRCTRGAEERHVEVKGTTGAATSVELTINEVLHARDKDNTVDLYVVSDIKVDTRTDPYTASGNKVTLFTNWEPAEEDLRPRKYEYRLPDTTN, from the coding sequence GTGCCGCCGCGGCCCTCGTCCCGCTTACGACGCACCGAAGCCCAGCGCAACCTCATCCACGGCATCGAGACACTGTCCTGGGGCTTCCCCGAGGAAAAACCCGAATACAGGGACGCCCACCCTCAGTTCGCGCTCCTGGCCACCGGAGCCTCGCCGCGAGTCCAGCTCGAGAACTGGCTTCACGACACCGCAACGCTCTACCTCTTCCAGGTCCGCGGTGGCTTCTACGAGGGCCGGTCCTGGCACTGGCCCGACGAAGAGGCCGAGCGACGACTGAAGTACCCCCAGCGCTTCGGCATCGAACCCCTCGCCCGGCTCGAGAACATCCCCCTGGGCCCCAAGGGACCGCTCACCGAAGCCGGCAGCGACGCCATCCGCCGCTCAGGCACCGACCGGGGCATGGGCAAGCTCGTCCAGATGCCCGCCCAGCGCCTCCTGGAGCTCGCCGGGATCCCCTTCGACCCCGACGAGCCCGAAGACGTTCCCCTGGACAAGTCGCCGGGCTTCACGGCGGAACAGGTTGAGGGCAAGAAGAAGCCTCAGCGGCGCCGCCGCGGCGCCGGCTACATCTCCGACCCCAAGAAACGCAGAGCCATCGAACTGCACGCCGAGGACCACGCGATAGCCCACTACGAGAAGGACGGCTGGACGGTCGAGAGGCTGGGCAAGCCCTACGACCTGCGCTGCACCCGCGGCGCGGAGGAACGTCATGTCGAGGTCAAGGGCACCACGGGGGCCGCGACGAGCGTAGAGCTGACGATCAACGAGGTCCTGCACGCCAGGGACAAGGACAACACCGTCGACCTCTACGTCGTCAGCGACATCAAGGTCGACACCCGCACCGACCCGTACACCGCCAGCGGCAACAAAGTCACCCTCTTCACCAACTGGGAGCCGGCCGAAGAGGACCTGAGGCCCCGCAAGTACGAATACCGGCTCCCCGACACCACCAACTGA
- a CDS encoding NAD-dependent epimerase/dehydratase family protein codes for MRILLLGGTWFLGRAVAENALARGWRVTTFNRGRSAPDLPGTEPVHGDRTSADDLKRLAGHGPWDLVVDTSASEMAPCQVLDGTRVLAAEAERYVYVSTVNAYRGWPHEPLTEDSPVYAAPPDASREYGAGGGVTVHYGMQKAGCEAAVLSQFGDRATVLRPGVILGPGEYVGRLPWWLNRARRGGAILAPGEPGTHVQPVDVRDVAEFALTAAPGAYNVAAPRDRDTMRDLLMACLAVTGSRGRLAWAPDELLTAHGVREWTELPLWRTAKGTWAVDSTRAQAAGLVCRPLAQTVADTWEWLTSGSVPVEHPRWDDHGIDPDKEMRIVAELR; via the coding sequence ATGCGGATTCTTCTCCTTGGCGGCACCTGGTTCCTGGGGCGCGCCGTCGCCGAGAACGCCTTGGCGCGTGGTTGGAGGGTCACGACCTTCAACCGCGGCCGCAGCGCCCCTGACCTGCCAGGGACCGAGCCGGTGCACGGCGACCGCACCAGTGCGGACGACCTCAAGCGGCTTGCCGGTCACGGCCCGTGGGACCTCGTCGTCGATACCTCGGCCTCCGAGATGGCCCCCTGCCAGGTCCTCGACGGCACGCGCGTGCTGGCGGCAGAGGCGGAGCGGTACGTGTACGTCTCCACGGTCAATGCCTACCGGGGATGGCCGCACGAGCCCCTCACGGAGGACAGTCCCGTCTATGCGGCGCCGCCGGACGCGTCCCGTGAGTACGGCGCCGGCGGCGGTGTGACCGTGCACTACGGCATGCAGAAGGCTGGATGCGAGGCGGCTGTGTTGTCTCAGTTCGGGGACCGGGCGACGGTGCTGCGTCCGGGCGTGATCCTGGGTCCTGGCGAGTACGTGGGGCGCTTGCCGTGGTGGCTGAACCGGGCCAGGCGGGGAGGCGCGATCCTCGCCCCGGGCGAGCCGGGCACGCACGTTCAGCCGGTCGATGTCCGGGACGTCGCCGAGTTCGCGCTCACGGCAGCGCCCGGCGCCTACAACGTGGCCGCGCCGCGTGACCGGGACACCATGCGTGACCTGCTGATGGCCTGTCTGGCCGTCACCGGCAGCCGCGGGCGCCTGGCGTGGGCGCCGGACGAGCTGCTCACCGCGCACGGTGTTCGGGAGTGGACCGAGCTCCCGCTGTGGCGTACGGCAAAGGGCACGTGGGCCGTCGACAGCACGCGCGCGCAAGCTGCTGGGCTCGTGTGCCGTCCGCTCGCGCAGACCGTCGCCGACACCTGGGAGTGGCTCACGTCGGGGTCGGTGCCGGTGGAGCATCCGCGCTGGGATGACCACGGCATCGACCCCGACAAGGAGATGCGCATCGTCGCCGAGCTTCGTTAG
- a CDS encoding PP2C family protein-serine/threonine phosphatase, with amino-acid sequence MDAVDVIAEDLRRRFEATKVSFLIVDLTGKAVARLSTAPAEDGRGVERIPLFGSVYEQVVRTQRLYQEVTGQGQRVIVPVTNRGDAIGLLELLLPADPGEDVLDEVGEAAHVLAYIVIANGRFTDFYTWGKRSRPPTLAAEIQYQLLPSSLSCEAAQFTLCGSLEPSEDLSGDTFDYTLDRDELHVSVTDPMGHDLDSALAATVLVSALRGARRAGAGLAEQAHRADRALVDHGHGHATGQLLRINLRTGRAQLVNAGHPWPLRMREGAVEVITCEVDHPFGLSEFTTLPYRVQDLDLRHGDRLLMFTDGMVERHGEKVDLPALLERTRGLHPRETALMLTSAVRDAAGGRLEDDATVMCLDWHGPQETQRHVSSGADAQQASATRTKQQP; translated from the coding sequence GTGGATGCCGTCGACGTGATCGCGGAGGACCTGCGGCGGCGTTTCGAGGCAACGAAGGTCTCTTTCCTCATCGTGGACCTGACAGGGAAGGCGGTGGCGCGGCTGTCGACCGCCCCTGCGGAGGATGGGCGGGGGGTGGAGCGGATCCCTTTGTTCGGCAGTGTCTACGAGCAGGTGGTGCGCACTCAACGGCTTTATCAGGAGGTGACCGGTCAGGGGCAGCGGGTGATCGTGCCGGTCACTAACCGGGGGGATGCGATCGGATTGCTGGAACTGCTCCTGCCGGCCGATCCCGGCGAGGACGTCCTTGATGAGGTCGGGGAAGCCGCCCATGTCCTGGCCTACATCGTGATCGCCAACGGACGTTTCACCGACTTCTACACCTGGGGCAAACGCTCCAGACCGCCCACCCTGGCAGCGGAAATCCAGTACCAGCTGCTTCCCTCGTCTCTGTCGTGCGAGGCCGCGCAGTTCACGCTGTGCGGGAGCCTGGAGCCTTCCGAAGACCTCAGCGGCGACACCTTCGACTACACCCTGGACCGGGACGAACTGCACGTGTCGGTGACCGATCCCATGGGCCACGACCTCGATTCGGCCCTGGCTGCCACGGTCCTGGTGAGCGCCTTGCGTGGGGCCCGCCGCGCAGGAGCCGGCCTGGCCGAACAGGCCCATCGGGCCGACCGGGCACTCGTCGACCACGGCCACGGGCACGCCACCGGGCAGCTGCTGCGCATCAATCTCCGCACCGGGCGGGCCCAGCTCGTCAACGCGGGACACCCCTGGCCACTGCGCATGCGCGAGGGCGCTGTGGAGGTGATCACCTGCGAGGTGGACCATCCTTTCGGGCTGTCGGAGTTCACGACGCTGCCCTACCGTGTTCAGGACCTCGATCTGCGCCATGGTGACCGTCTGCTCATGTTCACCGACGGCATGGTCGAACGGCACGGGGAGAAGGTCGACCTGCCTGCCCTGCTGGAGCGCACCCGGGGCCTGCACCCGCGGGAGACCGCATTGATGCTGACGTCCGCAGTCCGGGACGCTGCCGGCGGGCGGCTCGAAGACGACGCCACCGTGATGTGCCTGGACTGGCACGGCCCGCAGGAGACCCAACGACACGTCAGCTCCGGCGCGGACGCCCAACAAGCCTCAGCCACCCGCACGAAGCAGCAGCCGTGA
- a CDS encoding ISL3 family transposase, with protein MSGLWPVSGRVHDRYQRRLRDLPLAEQGFVIRLTVRRFICGSADCPRRTFAEPFSRLAAPHARFTMRLNRALERVGLALAARTGARLAAQLGFGAGRMTLLRRVIALPDPAFSTPRVLGMDDFAIRRGQTYSTVLTSVEDHRVVDVLPTREAGPLAAWLVRHPGVEIICRDRAGAYAEGARRGAPDALQVADRFHLWQGLGRAVETCVAAHRDCLSNPSPSGTLPEATRLASSLPQDDSVPVGRRAERKKAAHALVHELLAQGHSRRAIARHLGWGLNTVLRYANAANWQDTIRENRPRPRRLDPYKLYLERRFAAGCTSVTQLHSELVADNAPVTYQMVRAHIATLRRTPAGTPPRTPTVRQLTGWLTRHPTALSEEDRAGLKDVLARCPELDTAAGHVRDFGEILTDRLGSTLPTWIDAVDDSQLPGLTGFALHLLRDLDAVIAGLTLDWSSGSIEGAVNRIKKIKRQLYGRAGFELLRKMILLQ; from the coding sequence GTGTCCGGACTGTGGCCGGTCTCGGGACGGGTCCACGACCGATACCAGCGCAGGCTGAGGGACCTTCCACTCGCTGAGCAGGGCTTCGTGATCCGGCTGACGGTCCGGCGCTTCATCTGCGGGTCGGCGGACTGCCCGCGCCGGACGTTCGCCGAGCCGTTCTCCCGGCTGGCCGCCCCGCACGCACGGTTCACCATGCGGCTCAACCGTGCCCTGGAACGGGTGGGGCTCGCGCTGGCCGCGCGGACCGGCGCCCGGCTGGCTGCCCAGCTGGGCTTCGGAGCTGGCCGGATGACCTTGTTGCGCAGGGTCATTGCATTGCCTGATCCCGCGTTCAGCACGCCGCGTGTGCTGGGCATGGACGACTTCGCGATCCGTCGCGGCCAGACGTACTCCACGGTCTTGACCAGCGTCGAAGACCATCGCGTGGTCGATGTGCTCCCGACGCGTGAAGCCGGACCGCTGGCCGCGTGGCTTGTCCGTCACCCCGGCGTGGAGATCATCTGCCGGGACCGGGCGGGCGCCTATGCCGAGGGTGCCCGCCGCGGTGCCCCTGATGCTCTGCAGGTCGCTGACCGGTTCCATCTATGGCAGGGCCTCGGCCGCGCCGTGGAGACCTGCGTCGCCGCCCATCGCGACTGCCTGAGCAATCCTTCGCCCAGTGGCACCCTGCCGGAGGCCACCCGGCTGGCTTCCAGTCTGCCGCAGGACGACTCGGTGCCCGTCGGACGGCGGGCCGAGCGGAAGAAGGCAGCACATGCCCTGGTCCACGAGCTTCTTGCTCAAGGTCACTCACGCCGGGCGATTGCACGGCACCTGGGCTGGGGTCTCAACACCGTGCTCAGATACGCGAACGCCGCGAACTGGCAGGACACCATCCGCGAAAACCGGCCCCGCCCCCGCAGACTGGACCCCTACAAGCTCTACCTGGAGCGACGCTTCGCCGCGGGATGCACCAGCGTCACCCAGCTCCACAGCGAACTCGTCGCCGACAACGCGCCCGTCACCTACCAGATGGTCCGCGCCCACATCGCCACCCTCCGCAGGACTCCCGCCGGCACGCCACCCCGAACTCCGACGGTGCGTCAGTTGACCGGCTGGCTCACCCGACACCCCACTGCGCTGAGCGAGGAAGACCGGGCCGGCCTGAAGGATGTCCTTGCACGCTGCCCTGAACTGGACACAGCCGCCGGACACGTCCGCGACTTCGGCGAGATACTCACCGACCGCCTCGGCTCCACACTCCCCACCTGGATCGACGCAGTCGATGACAGCCAGCTCCCCGGTCTCACCGGCTTCGCGCTCCACCTTCTGCGGGACCTTGACGCCGTGATAGCTGGGCTCACTCTCGACTGGAGCTCCGGCAGCATCGAGGGCGCCGTTAACCGCATCAAGAAGATCAAGCGCCAGCTCTACGGCCGGGCCGGATTCGAACTCCTCCGCAAGATGATCCTGCTCCAGTAA
- a CDS encoding SMI1/KNR4 family protein: MGDVQLAWQRLVDWLETNAPTTASSVLAPAPPAAITAAEKRMGVVFPADLRTWLLASGADNGPVGVTEGVVPGNNRDLLGLAAMERTYHFKMEIERDDPSPDPEFPFWHEQWIPIISDDESCYGKFLDARSGQIGSFGDGDEPSFGVHESLTALFSQMVALMAQISAGEQRAAGRVQDGRLIWD; this comes from the coding sequence ATGGGGGACGTGCAGCTGGCGTGGCAGCGACTGGTGGACTGGCTGGAGACGAATGCACCGACGACTGCATCGTCGGTTCTCGCTCCCGCTCCGCCGGCAGCGATCACTGCGGCAGAGAAGCGCATGGGCGTCGTTTTCCCGGCCGACCTTCGGACGTGGCTCCTGGCCTCCGGGGCCGACAACGGCCCTGTTGGTGTCACGGAGGGGGTCGTGCCCGGCAACAACCGCGATTTGCTGGGACTCGCGGCCATGGAGCGGACGTACCACTTCAAGATGGAGATCGAGCGCGACGACCCGTCCCCCGATCCGGAGTTTCCCTTCTGGCATGAGCAGTGGATTCCGATCATCTCGGACGATGAAAGTTGTTACGGCAAGTTCCTGGATGCGCGTAGCGGTCAGATCGGTTCATTCGGCGATGGGGATGAGCCATCTTTCGGAGTTCACGAGTCACTGACCGCTCTGTTCAGCCAGATGGTCGCCCTCATGGCGCAGATTTCCGCGGGGGAGCAGCGCGCTGCTGGACGTGTTCAAGACGGCAGGCTCATCTGGGACTGA
- a CDS encoding methyltransferase domain-containing protein: MNSWPDTGTSAALRQKYATDLALERDGEWLQAFADVPRHVFVPRFFTQGTDAAWQPVSWGDVGYLEAVYADVALTTQLDEQGIPTSSSSQPSVMLAMLEALDVHDGHRVFELGTGTGYNTALLSHRLGEARVTSVDVDPGLVAAAIGRLKQAGHSPTLAAGDGALGYPRRAPYDRIIATAGLHAIPPALLEQAAEGAVIVAPLGYGIIRAQVTAPGHATGRFLPTPAHFMALRAASTAPDLDAVRGENPGRTSVAPRDVLERLKFPLSLALPGYTSCTWKDDHGQVTAVGLWTEDGSVATVDTTGTVRQSGPRRLWDRVEELAATFTDNIARDDFLLTITPTRQTVTYRETGGPGWHLPTLSR, encoded by the coding sequence ATGAATTCCTGGCCGGACACCGGTACCTCGGCCGCCCTGCGGCAGAAGTACGCCACGGATCTTGCCCTGGAGCGCGACGGCGAGTGGCTCCAGGCGTTCGCCGACGTCCCGCGGCACGTGTTCGTGCCGCGCTTCTTCACGCAGGGCACCGACGCGGCATGGCAGCCCGTGTCCTGGGGCGACGTCGGGTATCTGGAGGCCGTCTACGCCGACGTCGCGCTGACGACCCAGCTCGACGAACAGGGCATCCCCACCAGCTCGTCGAGCCAGCCGTCGGTGATGCTCGCCATGCTGGAGGCCCTCGACGTCCACGACGGCCACCGTGTCTTCGAGCTCGGCACCGGAACCGGCTACAACACCGCGCTCCTGTCACACCGCCTCGGCGAGGCACGCGTCACGAGCGTCGACGTCGACCCCGGGCTGGTGGCCGCAGCGATCGGCCGCCTGAAGCAGGCAGGCCACAGCCCCACCCTCGCGGCCGGCGACGGTGCACTGGGCTACCCGCGCCGGGCCCCCTACGACCGCATCATCGCCACCGCAGGCCTGCACGCCATCCCGCCCGCACTGCTGGAGCAGGCCGCCGAGGGCGCGGTCATTGTCGCCCCGCTCGGCTACGGCATCATCCGCGCGCAGGTGACCGCCCCGGGGCACGCCACCGGCCGCTTCCTGCCCACCCCCGCCCACTTCATGGCCCTCCGCGCGGCCTCCACGGCGCCCGATCTCGACGCGGTCCGGGGCGAGAATCCCGGCAGGACTTCCGTGGCGCCCCGCGACGTCCTGGAGCGTCTGAAGTTCCCTCTGTCGCTCGCCCTGCCCGGCTACACCTCGTGTACGTGGAAGGACGACCACGGACAGGTCACGGCCGTCGGCCTGTGGACCGAGGACGGCTCCGTCGCCACCGTCGACACCACCGGCACGGTGCGCCAGAGCGGTCCCCGACGCTTGTGGGACCGCGTCGAGGAACTCGCCGCGACCTTCACCGACAACATCGCCCGTGATGACTTCCTGCTGACCATCACCCCGACCCGGCAGACCGTCACGTACCGAGAGACAGGCGGCCCGGGCTGGCACCTACCCACGCTCAGCCGCTGA